One Streptomyces sp. B21-105 genomic region harbors:
- a CDS encoding glycoside hydrolase family 2 TIM barrel-domain containing protein: MPSQLPTYVSDTAPWRGALRPARSWLHSDAPSQSLNGSWQFRLSPTAAVAEDFASEDFDDRGWDSIPVPAHWVLEGDGAYGRPIYTNVQYPFPIDPPHVPDENSTGDYRRRFDVPEDWSDAERVLLRFDGVESLFRVWVNGVEIGSASGSRLAHEFDVTSAVRPGGNVVAVRVHQWSAASYLEDQDQWWLPGIFRDVTLLARPAGGVEDVWLRTGYDHGNGRIDPEVTADAAAFPVTLRIPELGVERVWATPADVAPLDIAGVQPWSAERPRLYDATVSSAAESIALRVGFRTVEIHGDRLLVNGRRVVFHGMNRHEAHPERGRVFDEEHARADLARMKRFNVNAIRTSHYPPHPRLLDLADELGFWVVLESDLETHGFENVDWADNPSDDPAWRAAYLDRVQRTVERDKNHPAIVIWSLGNEAGTGANLAAMSAWVHARDPERPVHYEGDYTGEYTDVYSRMYPTVPEIEQIGTDGSVAPLLGCTPAQGARQRTKPFLLCEYAHSMGNGPGALDQYEELVHRFPRVHGGFVWEWRDHGILATAPDGTPYHAYGGDFGEVVHDGNFVMDGMLLSDDVPTPSLYEFKAVVTPIRFAFDGDKLVITNLRHSADTSDLRFRWRVEHDGNLVDLGEWDAPVLAAGESGRVPLPPVAVAPDGETWLTVEAVLATATAWAPQGHEIATAQLDRSVRRPVPVARPRRDWRPGEGTLTLGIAEFTGGSLTRLAGRPVAGPRLELFRAPTDNDESRADRLEGSDNSVLGVSSADTWRRDGLDRLTTRRLDVEQAADALRTVDRVSAAGSALSVTVESLWSIEDGELELRVEIEPSRGWRSVWPRIGVRFELPDGTAPVDGADWFGLGPLESYPDSLRAARTGRFSYPIGDLAVAYARPQETGHRSQLRRLTLTSGGTEVLRLVALPDARGRRPGFTLGRHTPQQIASAAHPFELPESTASHLIIDAVQHGLGSRSCGPDVWPEFVLRPEARTIRLRITPGA; the protein is encoded by the coding sequence TTGCCTTCCCAGCTCCCCACGTATGTGTCGGACACCGCACCGTGGCGGGGCGCCCTGCGCCCGGCCCGCTCCTGGCTGCATTCCGACGCTCCCTCCCAGTCGCTCAACGGCTCCTGGCAGTTCCGTCTGTCGCCCACGGCGGCCGTCGCCGAGGACTTCGCCTCCGAGGACTTCGACGACCGGGGCTGGGACAGCATCCCGGTGCCGGCGCACTGGGTGCTGGAGGGCGACGGCGCCTACGGCCGGCCGATCTACACGAACGTCCAGTACCCCTTCCCGATCGACCCGCCGCACGTCCCCGACGAGAACTCCACCGGCGACTACCGCCGCCGTTTCGACGTCCCCGAGGACTGGTCGGACGCCGAGCGGGTCCTGCTGCGGTTCGACGGGGTGGAGTCGCTGTTCCGGGTGTGGGTGAACGGCGTCGAGATCGGCAGCGCCAGTGGCAGCAGGCTGGCCCACGAGTTCGACGTGACGTCCGCGGTGCGACCGGGCGGCAACGTCGTCGCCGTACGGGTGCACCAGTGGTCGGCCGCCAGCTACCTGGAAGACCAGGACCAGTGGTGGCTGCCGGGCATCTTCCGGGACGTCACCCTGCTCGCCCGCCCGGCCGGGGGCGTCGAGGACGTCTGGCTGCGCACCGGCTACGACCACGGAAACGGCCGTATCGACCCGGAGGTCACCGCCGACGCCGCCGCGTTCCCCGTCACCCTGCGCATCCCCGAACTCGGCGTCGAGCGGGTCTGGGCCACCCCGGCCGACGTGGCGCCCCTCGACATCGCGGGCGTCCAGCCGTGGTCGGCCGAGCGGCCCCGCCTGTACGACGCCACCGTGTCCTCGGCCGCGGAGAGCATCGCCCTGCGGGTCGGCTTCCGCACGGTCGAGATCCACGGCGACCGGCTCCTGGTCAACGGCCGCCGTGTCGTCTTCCACGGGATGAACCGGCACGAGGCCCACCCCGAGCGCGGCCGGGTCTTCGACGAGGAGCACGCCCGCGCGGACCTGGCCCGCATGAAGCGGTTCAACGTCAACGCCATCCGCACCAGTCACTACCCCCCGCATCCCCGGCTGCTCGACCTCGCCGACGAACTCGGCTTCTGGGTCGTCCTCGAAAGCGATCTGGAGACCCACGGCTTCGAGAACGTCGACTGGGCCGACAACCCGAGCGACGACCCGGCCTGGCGCGCCGCCTATCTGGACCGTGTCCAGCGCACCGTCGAGCGGGACAAGAACCACCCCGCCATCGTGATCTGGTCACTCGGCAACGAGGCCGGAACCGGCGCCAACCTCGCCGCGATGTCGGCCTGGGTCCACGCCCGCGACCCCGAGCGTCCCGTGCACTACGAAGGCGATTACACCGGCGAGTACACCGACGTCTACTCCCGCATGTATCCGACGGTCCCGGAGATCGAGCAGATCGGCACGGACGGTTCCGTCGCGCCGCTGCTCGGCTGCACCCCCGCGCAGGGCGCCCGGCAGCGCACCAAGCCGTTCCTGCTGTGCGAGTACGCCCACTCGATGGGCAACGGGCCGGGTGCCCTCGACCAGTACGAGGAACTGGTCCACCGGTTCCCGCGGGTGCACGGCGGTTTCGTCTGGGAGTGGCGCGACCACGGCATCCTGGCCACGGCCCCGGACGGGACGCCGTACCACGCCTACGGCGGCGACTTCGGGGAGGTCGTGCACGACGGCAACTTCGTGATGGACGGGATGCTGCTCAGCGACGACGTGCCGACGCCGAGCCTGTACGAGTTCAAGGCGGTCGTGACGCCGATCCGCTTCGCCTTCGACGGCGACAAGCTCGTGATCACCAACCTGCGGCACTCGGCCGACACGTCCGACCTGCGCTTTCGCTGGCGCGTCGAGCACGACGGGAACCTCGTGGACTTGGGGGAGTGGGATGCCCCGGTCCTCGCGGCGGGCGAGTCGGGGCGGGTGCCGTTGCCGCCGGTCGCGGTGGCCCCGGACGGCGAGACCTGGCTGACGGTCGAGGCGGTGCTGGCGACGGCGACCGCCTGGGCGCCGCAGGGGCATGAGATCGCCACCGCCCAACTCGACCGCTCGGTACGGCGGCCGGTGCCCGTCGCCCGGCCCCGGCGCGACTGGCGGCCCGGCGAGGGAACGCTCACGCTCGGCATCGCCGAGTTCACCGGCGGCTCCCTCACCCGCCTCGCCGGGCGCCCCGTGGCCGGCCCTCGCCTGGAACTGTTCCGCGCGCCCACCGACAACGACGAGAGCCGGGCCGACCGGCTGGAGGGAAGCGACAACAGCGTCCTCGGGGTGTCGAGCGCCGACACCTGGCGCCGCGACGGCCTGGACCGGCTGACCACGCGGCGCCTCGACGTCGAGCAGGCCGCGGACGCCCTGCGCACCGTGGACCGGGTCTCCGCCGCGGGCTCCGCCCTCTCGGTGACCGTGGAGTCCCTCTGGTCGATCGAGGACGGCGAACTCGAACTGCGCGTGGAGATCGAGCCGTCGCGCGGCTGGCGGTCGGTGTGGCCGCGGATCGGGGTGCGCTTCGAACTGCCCGACGGGACGGCACCCGTCGACGGCGCGGACTGGTTCGGCCTGGGCCCGCTGGAGTCCTACCCCGACAGTCTCCGCGCGGCCCGCACCGGCCGCTTCTCCTACCCGATCGGGGACCTCGCGGTCGCCTACGCGCGCCCCCAGGAGACCGGCCACCGCTCCCAGCTGCGGCGCCTCACGCTGACCAGCGGCGGCACCGAGGTACTGCGGCTCGTGGCACTCCCCGACGCCCGCGGTCGGCGCCCCGGCTTCACCCTCGGGCGCCACACCCCCCAGCAGATCGCCAGCGCCGCACATCCCTTCGAGCTCCCGGAGTCGACCGCGAGTCACCTGATCATCGACGCCGTCCAGCACGGACTCGGCTCCCGGTCCTGCGGGCCGGACGTGTGGCCGGAGTTCGTGCTGCGCCCCGAAGCCCGCACCATCAGGCTGCGCATCACACCGGGCGCCTGA
- a CDS encoding carbohydrate ABC transporter permease, translating to MSSHPSPTTTLNEALRATPLNSGALAKQRTPVRPARILLHVFLAGAALAWLAPLLWAMYAAMRPYAETSTKGYVSWPDELSLDNFTNAFQQSDMLHYFGNTLLVAIPAVLLTLFLSSMVAFYVSRFDFRVNLFLLLVFTAGNLLPQQVIITPLYRLYLLIDLPGITMSGKLYDSALGLVLIHVAFQSGFCAFVLANYMRSLPHELTEAALVDGASVWRLYWQIVLPLCKPAMAALATLLSIWIYNDFFWAIVLISTGENMPITSALNNLSGQYFTDPNLVAAGALLTAIPTLIVYFVLQRQFVSGLTLGANKG from the coding sequence ATGAGCTCCCACCCGTCGCCCACCACCACCCTGAACGAGGCGCTTCGCGCCACCCCTTTGAACTCTGGCGCGCTGGCCAAGCAGCGCACCCCCGTCCGCCCTGCCCGGATCCTGCTGCACGTCTTCCTCGCCGGTGCCGCGCTGGCCTGGCTCGCACCCCTGCTGTGGGCGATGTACGCGGCGATGCGCCCGTACGCCGAGACCAGCACCAAGGGCTACGTCTCCTGGCCCGACGAACTGAGCCTCGACAACTTCACCAACGCCTTCCAGCAGTCAGACATGCTGCACTACTTCGGCAACACATTGCTGGTGGCGATCCCCGCGGTGCTGCTGACGCTGTTCCTGTCGTCGATGGTCGCCTTCTACGTCAGCCGCTTCGACTTCCGGGTCAATCTGTTCCTGCTGCTGGTGTTCACGGCCGGCAACCTGCTGCCCCAGCAGGTCATCATCACCCCGCTGTACCGCCTGTATCTGCTCATCGACCTGCCCGGCATCACCATGAGCGGCAAGCTCTACGACTCCGCGCTGGGCCTGGTACTGATCCACGTGGCGTTCCAGTCCGGCTTCTGCGCCTTCGTGCTGGCCAACTACATGCGCTCCCTGCCGCACGAGCTGACCGAGGCCGCCCTGGTCGACGGCGCCTCCGTCTGGCGCCTGTACTGGCAGATCGTGCTGCCCCTGTGCAAGCCCGCCATGGCCGCCCTGGCGACGTTGCTGTCCATCTGGATCTACAACGATTTCTTCTGGGCGATCGTGCTGATCTCCACCGGCGAGAACATGCCGATCACCTCGGCGCTGAACAACCTCTCCGGCCAGTACTTCACCGACCCCAACCTGGTCGCAGCCGGAGCCCTGCTCACCGCGATCCCGACCCTGATCGTGTACTTCGTGCTCCAGCGGCAGTTCGTCAGCGGCCTCACGCTGGGCGCCAACAAGGGCTGA
- a CDS encoding carbohydrate ABC transporter permease, with translation MTATTNTGTGTGTTSTSGAAAVPPPGNPKNVTKNQTKRLRAPLGHRRLLTRRDRLTLGLMAGVPTILHVMLVWLTALASIALAFTTWDGIGFDSITWVGLDNFRELFTSNPQFWPAVEHNIVWFVVLILIPTPLGLFLAVQLDKKIRFSKVYQTAFFLPVVLSMAVIGFVWQLVYNPDTGLINSIIGANEPGHYIDWIGDPDLNLWSVLIAASWRHTGYMMILYLAGLKGVDPALREASSLDGANEWQTFKNVIFPTLRPTNTVVLVVTIIEALRAFDLVFVFNKGAEGTELLSILVTNNIIGESSRIGYGSAIAVVLLVISLAVIIPYLIATFRKERRA, from the coding sequence ATGACCGCCACCACGAACACCGGTACCGGGACCGGAACCACCAGCACCTCGGGGGCGGCCGCAGTGCCGCCCCCGGGCAACCCGAAGAATGTGACCAAGAATCAGACCAAGCGGCTGCGCGCCCCCTTGGGCCACCGACGGCTGCTCACCCGACGGGACCGCCTCACCCTCGGCCTGATGGCCGGGGTGCCGACGATCCTGCACGTCATGCTCGTCTGGCTCACAGCTCTCGCCTCGATCGCGCTGGCCTTCACCACCTGGGACGGCATCGGCTTCGACTCCATCACATGGGTCGGCCTGGACAACTTCCGTGAGCTGTTCACCAGCAACCCGCAGTTCTGGCCCGCCGTCGAGCACAACATCGTCTGGTTCGTCGTGCTCATCCTGATCCCGACGCCGCTCGGCCTGTTCCTGGCCGTGCAGCTCGACAAGAAGATCCGGTTCAGCAAGGTGTACCAGACCGCGTTCTTCCTGCCCGTCGTGCTGTCGATGGCGGTCATCGGGTTCGTATGGCAGCTCGTCTACAACCCCGACACCGGCCTGATCAACAGCATCATCGGCGCCAACGAGCCCGGCCACTACATCGACTGGATCGGCGACCCGGACCTCAACCTGTGGTCCGTCCTCATCGCCGCCTCCTGGCGCCACACCGGCTACATGATGATTCTCTACCTGGCCGGCCTGAAGGGTGTCGACCCGGCGCTTCGGGAGGCGTCCTCGCTGGACGGCGCCAACGAGTGGCAGACGTTCAAGAACGTCATCTTCCCCACCCTGCGCCCCACCAACACCGTCGTCCTGGTCGTGACGATCATCGAGGCGCTGCGCGCCTTCGACCTCGTCTTCGTCTTCAACAAGGGCGCCGAGGGCACCGAGTTGCTGTCGATCCTGGTCACCAACAACATCATCGGTGAGTCCAGCCGCATCGGATACGGCTCCGCGATCGCCGTGGTCCTGCTGGTGATCTCGCTTGCCGTGATCATCCCGTATCTGATCGCGACCTTCCGGAAGGAGCGGCGCGCATGA
- a CDS encoding ABC transporter substrate-binding protein: MPSASRRTVLRGIGGAAVLGAGIPLLSACGGSGSGSGTASDPKTVSLGSNASDAVPKKAFAEIYAAFTKQSGITVDVNTKDHNTFQEQINTYLQGTPDDVFNWFAGYRMQFFAAKGLASPIDDVWQKIGGNFPEAMKALSKGADGKYYFVPISTSLWGVFYRKSVFEKYGYEVPTTWDQLVALCKQMKKDGLVPFAFGDKDAWPALGTFDQINFRTNGYDFHVELMAGKASWTDAKVRTAFDHWAEILPYHQEGAVGRTWQDAAQTLISKKAGMYLFGSFVAQQFTNKADLDDLDFFPFPEIDSAHGQDTVEAPTDGFMLSKAPKNKDGALKLLEFLGTPEAEQIYLKSDPSLVAASNKADTSSYTPLQKKAYETIAGAKHLTQFMDRDSRPDFTSTVMQPALQKFVRDPKGVDSLLASIERQKKTIFASA, encoded by the coding sequence ATGCCTTCTGCCAGCCGACGCACCGTCCTGCGCGGTATCGGTGGCGCAGCCGTCCTCGGCGCCGGCATACCGCTGCTCAGCGCCTGCGGCGGCAGCGGCAGCGGCAGCGGCACGGCATCCGACCCCAAGACCGTCAGCCTCGGGTCGAACGCGTCGGACGCGGTGCCGAAGAAGGCGTTCGCCGAGATCTACGCGGCGTTCACGAAGCAGTCCGGGATCACGGTCGACGTGAACACCAAGGACCACAACACGTTCCAGGAGCAGATCAACACCTACCTCCAGGGCACCCCGGACGACGTGTTCAACTGGTTCGCCGGCTACCGCATGCAGTTCTTCGCCGCCAAGGGCCTCGCCTCCCCGATCGACGACGTGTGGCAGAAGATCGGCGGAAACTTCCCCGAGGCGATGAAGGCGCTCAGCAAGGGCGCGGACGGCAAGTACTACTTCGTGCCCATCTCCACGTCCCTCTGGGGCGTCTTCTACCGCAAGAGCGTCTTCGAGAAGTACGGCTACGAGGTCCCCACCACCTGGGACCAGCTCGTCGCCCTGTGCAAGCAGATGAAGAAGGACGGCCTGGTTCCGTTCGCCTTCGGCGACAAGGACGCCTGGCCCGCGCTCGGCACCTTCGACCAGATCAACTTCCGTACCAACGGCTACGACTTCCACGTCGAGCTGATGGCCGGCAAGGCGTCCTGGACGGATGCCAAGGTCCGCACCGCCTTCGACCACTGGGCCGAGATCCTCCCCTACCACCAGGAGGGCGCGGTCGGCCGCACCTGGCAGGACGCGGCCCAGACGCTGATCTCGAAGAAGGCGGGCATGTACCTGTTCGGCAGCTTCGTGGCGCAGCAGTTCACGAACAAGGCCGACCTGGACGACCTTGACTTCTTCCCCTTCCCGGAGATCGACTCCGCGCACGGACAGGACACCGTCGAGGCGCCCACCGACGGCTTCATGCTCTCCAAGGCTCCGAAGAACAAGGACGGCGCGCTGAAGCTCCTGGAGTTCCTGGGCACCCCGGAGGCAGAGCAGATCTACCTGAAGTCCGACCCGAGCCTGGTCGCGGCTTCCAACAAGGCCGACACCTCCTCGTACACCCCGCTCCAGAAGAAGGCGTACGAGACGATCGCCGGCGCCAAGCACCTCACCCAGTTCATGGACCGCGACAGCCGCCCGGACTTCACCTCCACGGTGATGCAGCCCGCCCTGCAGAAGTTCGTCCGCGACCCCAAGGGCGTCGACAGCCTGCTGGCGTCGATCGAGCGCCAGAAGAAGACGATCTTCGCGTCCGCATGA
- a CDS encoding LacI family DNA-binding transcriptional regulator — translation MAAVVGRSEGSAVPRSADVARLAGVSRKTVSRVLNNEPYVSEDARTKVLAAAEELGYRLNQAARTLVSGRTGSIGVVALGTAGYGTASLLVHIERAVRDAGYALRVVNTPDGDPTGIAGAVASLLEQGVDGVIVSEPIVEGDISVRVGVPVLFLGAPPAFTATRTVTMGVGAQELARAATEHLLDLGHTTVHHLAGPRRWYATKDRIEGWRAALAARGAHEPPLLNGDWSAASGHAVGRALASDRSVTAVFAAGDEMAIGLIHALREAGRRVPEDISVVGFDGNPVFAYVSPPLTTVRQPFEAAAREGIRLLVHAIEKPDTDLPQASDPPVELVVRGSTAPPPSHPDKTDRPTT, via the coding sequence ATGGCAGCAGTGGTGGGACGGAGCGAGGGCTCCGCTGTGCCGCGCAGCGCGGACGTGGCCCGCCTGGCCGGGGTGTCACGCAAGACGGTGTCCCGGGTCCTCAACAACGAGCCGTACGTCTCCGAGGACGCCCGCACCAAGGTCCTCGCGGCCGCCGAGGAACTCGGCTACCGGCTGAACCAGGCGGCCAGGACACTGGTCTCCGGGCGTACCGGCTCCATCGGTGTGGTCGCCCTGGGCACCGCCGGCTACGGGACCGCTTCACTGCTCGTGCACATCGAGCGGGCCGTGCGCGACGCGGGCTACGCGCTCCGCGTGGTCAACACGCCCGACGGCGACCCGACGGGCATCGCGGGTGCCGTGGCGTCGCTGCTCGAACAAGGGGTGGACGGCGTCATCGTCTCCGAACCCATCGTGGAAGGAGACATCAGCGTCCGCGTCGGCGTCCCCGTCCTCTTCCTGGGAGCACCGCCCGCCTTCACCGCCACCCGCACCGTGACCATGGGTGTGGGCGCACAGGAACTGGCGCGGGCGGCCACCGAGCATCTGCTGGACCTGGGACACACGACCGTTCATCATCTCGCCGGTCCGCGGCGCTGGTACGCCACCAAGGACCGCATCGAAGGATGGCGTGCGGCGCTCGCGGCACGGGGCGCGCACGAGCCGCCACTGCTCAACGGTGACTGGTCGGCTGCCTCCGGCCATGCCGTGGGCCGGGCGCTGGCGTCGGACAGGTCCGTGACCGCTGTCTTCGCGGCGGGCGACGAGATGGCCATCGGGCTCATCCACGCCCTGCGGGAAGCCGGGCGCCGCGTACCCGAGGACATCAGCGTCGTCGGCTTCGACGGCAACCCGGTCTTCGCCTACGTCTCTCCTCCCCTGACCACCGTGCGCCAGCCCTTCGAGGCCGCGGCCAGAGAGGGCATCCGCCTTCTCGTGCACGCGATCGAGAAGCCCGACACCGACCTGCCGCAGGCGAGCGACCCACCGGTCGAACTCGTCGTCCGCGGCTCGACCGCGCCTCCGCCGTCGCACCCCGACAAGACGGACCGGCCCACCACCTGA
- a CDS encoding RICIN domain-containing protein, translated as MSPALLSARPGAAQHSRPTTLLLLILALIVAAATIVLPASGRAQALSRPSQTMYTPPAGAPSPGSLYPRVLRLQHNGSANGTLLATFEQYTNGTPVFPIYRSTDNGDSWSKLSDVADTENGWGMRWQPELFELPTAIGDFPAGTILAAGDSVPSDRSATKIDMYASTDRGQTWDFVSNIATGGSAFDTNGQTPVWEPFFLVSDGKLIVYYSDQRDPDHGQKIVHQVSTDVRNWGPVVDDVAMPTAGDRPGMPTVAKLPNGKYVMSYEYGGAPEGNFSVYYKISSDPEAFGSVTGIPLRTTGGVVPQSAPYMTWLPTGGPNGTLVVSANSAEDLFINTQNGAANTWTRISANVIGGYSRGMTALADGHSLLILSAGRGGSGLSNPVTYSTIDLGGGVSDGATYTMTNANSALNLTIVGGSTTNGTTATQQNPTTSTNQQWRFEQQSSGYFKIFNVASGKVLGVQSQSTANGATVLQWDDNGTPDHEWAIAPHPAGGYSITNRSSGKLLEIPSASTTVGTAAVQWSGTSCGCQRWNLTQTALPPLGTGQYVLVNKNSGKYLDIPNGSTTAGTAANQWQNTNCTCQLFTFQSAGSGAWNIKNTKSNLNLDIQGSSSAAGAAIVQNTASSADSQKWTLTDGGGGYYKLRNVNSTLVAGVTQSSTADGAAVIQWGSASLDDQLWKIVRIN; from the coding sequence ATGTCCCCTGCACTGTTGAGCGCCAGACCCGGCGCCGCTCAGCATTCCCGCCCCACCACCCTGCTGTTGCTCATCCTGGCGCTGATCGTCGCCGCGGCGACGATTGTGCTGCCTGCCTCGGGGCGGGCTCAGGCCCTCTCCCGTCCCTCGCAGACCATGTACACCCCGCCCGCGGGTGCGCCCTCGCCCGGTTCGCTGTACCCGCGGGTGCTGCGTCTGCAGCACAACGGATCGGCCAACGGCACCCTGCTCGCCACGTTCGAGCAGTACACCAACGGTACGCCCGTCTTCCCGATCTACCGCTCCACCGACAACGGCGACTCCTGGAGCAAGCTCTCCGACGTAGCCGACACCGAGAACGGCTGGGGCATGCGCTGGCAGCCCGAGCTCTTCGAACTGCCCACGGCCATAGGCGACTTCCCGGCCGGGACCATCCTGGCCGCAGGTGACTCGGTGCCCTCCGACCGGTCGGCCACCAAGATCGACATGTACGCCAGCACCGACCGCGGTCAGACCTGGGACTTCGTCAGCAACATCGCCACAGGCGGCTCGGCGTTCGACACGAACGGCCAGACTCCCGTGTGGGAGCCGTTCTTCCTCGTCTCCGACGGCAAGCTGATCGTCTACTACTCCGACCAGCGCGACCCCGACCACGGCCAGAAGATCGTCCACCAGGTCTCCACCGACGTCCGCAACTGGGGCCCCGTCGTCGACGACGTGGCAATGCCCACCGCCGGCGACCGGCCGGGCATGCCCACCGTCGCGAAGCTGCCGAACGGCAAGTACGTCATGTCTTACGAGTACGGCGGCGCTCCCGAGGGCAACTTCTCCGTCTACTACAAGATCTCCTCCGACCCGGAGGCGTTCGGCTCGGTCACCGGCATCCCGCTGCGGACGACGGGCGGCGTGGTGCCGCAGAGCGCTCCCTACATGACCTGGCTGCCCACCGGCGGCCCCAACGGCACACTCGTCGTCAGCGCCAACAGCGCCGAGGACCTGTTCATCAACACGCAGAACGGCGCCGCGAACACCTGGACGCGCATCAGCGCCAATGTGATCGGCGGCTACAGCCGCGGCATGACGGCCCTCGCCGACGGGCACAGCCTGCTGATCCTCAGCGCCGGACGGGGAGGCAGCGGCCTCTCCAACCCGGTCACCTACAGCACGATCGACCTGGGCGGCGGCGTCTCCGACGGTGCCACCTACACCATGACCAACGCGAACAGCGCCCTGAACCTCACGATCGTCGGCGGCTCCACCACCAACGGCACCACCGCCACCCAGCAGAACCCCACCACCTCCACCAACCAGCAGTGGCGCTTCGAGCAGCAGTCCTCGGGCTACTTCAAGATCTTCAACGTCGCCAGTGGCAAGGTCCTCGGCGTCCAGAGCCAGTCCACCGCCAACGGCGCCACAGTCCTGCAGTGGGATGACAACGGCACGCCCGACCACGAATGGGCCATCGCGCCCCACCCGGCCGGCGGGTACAGCATCACCAACCGCAGCAGTGGCAAGCTCCTCGAAATACCCAGCGCCTCCACCACCGTCGGCACCGCCGCCGTCCAGTGGAGCGGCACCAGCTGCGGCTGCCAGCGCTGGAACCTCACCCAGACCGCCCTGCCGCCCCTGGGCACCGGCCAGTACGTCCTGGTGAACAAGAACAGCGGCAAGTACCTCGACATCCCGAACGGCTCCACCACCGCCGGCACCGCCGCCAACCAGTGGCAGAACACGAACTGCACCTGCCAGCTCTTCACCTTCCAGTCCGCCGGCAGCGGCGCCTGGAACATCAAGAACACCAAGAGCAACCTCAACCTCGACATCCAAGGCTCCTCCAGCGCCGCGGGCGCTGCCATCGTCCAGAACACCGCCTCCAGCGCCGACTCCCAGAAGTGGACCCTCACCGACGGGGGCGGCGGCTACTACAAACTCCGGAACGTGAACAGCACCCTCGTCGCCGGCGTCACCCAGTCCTCCACCGCCGACGGGGCAGCCGTCATCCAGTGGGGCAGCGCCAGCCTCGACGACCAGCTCTGGAAGATCGTCCGGATCAACTGA
- a CDS encoding sensor histidine kinase, whose protein sequence is MTDVNLLPATDDPTTTRTRRQGCLRATGVITLVLLAAADVLIAVTNGKTLWPVLLLLSLGLAAVLWPSARQPAWLTPQLRAALPAGASLALTAVATTTERIRMFGPGEVAVLLCLLLLAVRTCPPRWAGPCALLVGGAAIAAPLRFYATGTQDDALILGLTLVVALMTGITIGLGGYLRSLDHRRGVAVAETRRSERLAMAADLHDFVAHHVTGILIQTQMARMMVSSEPDRLDPVLAGIEHAATEALDSMRLTVGILREGPEQTARLEPGENHLVGDLAALTELVDRFGGPTGPKAELHRSASMPPNLPHEVQAAAYRVVQEALTNVRRHAADATEVTVALAHADDTLHVTVRDNGRAGAPLPYAARGGGFGIVGLTERVTALGGTLHTGPREDHGWEVIALLPTMRRAGPGRAGHR, encoded by the coding sequence GTGACCGATGTGAACCTCCTGCCTGCGACGGACGACCCGACCACGACGCGGACCCGCCGACAGGGCTGCCTGCGTGCGACGGGCGTCATCACACTGGTCCTGCTGGCCGCCGCGGACGTGCTCATCGCCGTCACCAACGGCAAGACCCTCTGGCCTGTGCTCCTGCTGCTGTCGCTCGGCCTCGCGGCCGTCCTGTGGCCCTCCGCCCGGCAACCCGCGTGGCTCACTCCCCAACTGCGGGCCGCCCTACCAGCAGGCGCTTCCCTGGCCTTGACCGCCGTGGCCACGACGACCGAGCGAATTCGTATGTTCGGCCCTGGGGAAGTGGCGGTCCTGCTCTGCCTGCTGCTGCTCGCCGTCCGTACCTGCCCACCACGATGGGCAGGCCCCTGTGCCCTGCTCGTCGGCGGGGCGGCCATCGCTGCACCGCTGCGCTTCTACGCAACCGGCACCCAGGACGACGCCCTGATCCTGGGGCTCACACTGGTAGTAGCGCTGATGACCGGCATCACCATCGGCCTCGGCGGCTACCTGCGCTCCCTGGACCACAGGCGCGGCGTCGCGGTCGCCGAGACCCGTCGCTCCGAACGCCTCGCCATGGCAGCCGACCTGCACGACTTCGTCGCCCACCACGTCACCGGCATCCTCATCCAGACACAGATGGCCCGCATGATGGTCAGCAGCGAACCAGATCGCCTGGACCCGGTCCTGGCGGGAATCGAGCACGCCGCGACCGAGGCGCTCGACTCCATGCGGTTGACCGTCGGAATCCTGCGCGAAGGCCCGGAGCAAACGGCCCGGCTGGAGCCGGGCGAGAACCACCTGGTGGGCGACCTGGCAGCCCTCACGGAACTCGTCGACCGATTCGGCGGCCCGACCGGCCCGAAGGCCGAACTGCACCGCTCCGCCTCCATGCCCCCGAATCTGCCCCACGAGGTACAGGCCGCCGCCTACCGCGTCGTCCAGGAAGCCCTCACGAACGTACGGCGCCACGCCGCCGACGCCACCGAAGTCACCGTCGCCCTCGCTCACGCCGACGACACCCTGCACGTGACGGTGCGCGACAACGGCCGCGCAGGCGCCCCGCTGCCCTACGCCGCCCGCGGCGGAGGCTTCGGCATCGTCGGCCTCACCGAACGCGTCACCGCACTCGGCGGCACACTGCACACCGGCCCACGCGAGGACCACGGCTGGGAGGTCATAGCACTCCTCCCCACCATGCGACGAGCGGGCCCTGGCAGGGCCGGGCATCGCTAA